A window of the Phaseolus vulgaris cultivar G19833 chromosome 5, P. vulgaris v2.0, whole genome shotgun sequence genome harbors these coding sequences:
- the LOC137836233 gene encoding scopoletin 8-hydroxylase-like has translation MAPSFNSSNSLYDFVVRDGNGVKGLVDSGVSEVPERYIQPPRERIRKHDSGVCDDPPIDLSKLNGAEHEKVVDEIARAAETLGFFQVVNHGVPLELLESLKDAAHTFFSLPPEKKAVYCSGVSPSPRVKYGTSFVPEKEKALEWKDYISMTFSSEEEALQYWPNQCKEVALEYLKLSTKMVRDIVEALIGKLGVTLKDSEMESLLGMKMVNMNYYPACPNPDLTVGVGRHSDMGAITVLLQDGIGGLYVKVDQQNDADKEEWLEIPPIPGALVINIGDTLQILSNGKYKSAEHRVRTTSSESRVSVPVFTMPKATERIGPLAEVVEKDGLARYRQVVLQDYMNNFFGNAHAGKKSLDFARIN, from the exons ATGGCTCCAAGTTTCAACTCCTCAAACTCATTGTATGATTTTGTGGTGAGAGATGGCAATGGTGTGAAAGGTTTGGTAGACTCAGGTGTGTCAGAGGTGCCAGAGAGGTACATACAACCTCCAAGGGAACGAATCAGGAAGCATGATTCAGGGGTATGTGATGATCCACCCATTGACTTGTCAAAGCTGAATGGAGCTGAGCATGAGAAAGTGGTGGATGAGATTGCTAGAGCAGCTGAGACTCTTGGCTTCTTTCAGGTGGTGAATCATGGTGTGCCTTTGGAGTTGTTGGAATCACTTAAAGATGCAGCACACACATTCTTCAGTTTGCCACCAGAAAAGAAAGCTGTTTACTGCAGTGGGGTGAGCCCAAGCCCTAGGGTCAAATATGGGACTAGCTTTGTGCCAGAGAAAGAGAAGGCCTTGGAATGGAAAGACTATATCAGCATGACATTTAGCAGTGAAGAAGAAGCTCTTCAATATTGGCCTAATCAGTGCAA GGAAGTTGCACTTGAGTATTTGAAGTTATCAACTAAGATGGTTAGAGACATTGTGGAAGCCTTGATTGGTAAGCTTGGGGTTACACTGAAAGATTCAGAAATGGAGAGCCTTCTGGGAATGAAGATGGTTAACATGAACTACTATCCAGCATGCCCTAATCCAGATCTGACAGTGGGAGTTGGGCGTCACTCTGACATGGGAGCTATCACAGTGCTGCTCCAAGATGGCATTGGAGGCTTGTATGTCAAAGTGGACCAACAAAATGATGCTGACAAAGAAGAGTGGTTGGAAATTCCACCAATCCCTGGAGCTCTTGTTATTAATATTGGTGATACTTTACAG ATACTGAGCAATGGGAAGTATAAGAGTGCTGAACACCGAGTGAGGACAACTAGCAGCGAATCCAGGGTATCAGTTCCAGTGTTTACAATGCCAAAAGCTACAGAAAGGATAGGTCCATTGGCAGAGGTGGTGGAGAAAGATGGGTTGGCCCGTTACAGACAAGTTGTGCTCCAGGACTACATGAACAATTTCTTTGGGAATGCTCATGCTGGAAAAAAGTCTCTTGATTTTGCAAGGATCAACTAG